The genomic interval CAGAAGGAGAGTGATCAAAAAATTTAGGAAGACTGGGGGAACCCCAATAAAGAACCTTTTGACATTCTGACTTCACTTTCAGGAAACCTGATCACTTCTAAGTACCACCAGTAAGCCTCCTACTACTCAAAACAGAAAAATGCACTTACTGTATCTGGAAAGCAATTTTAATCATGTTCATCTTATATTACAATATATGCACTTGAAATTCCAGATTTCTATAAAATACAGAGCGTAGAAAGGTAAAACACATATTATTGTCCAGCTAAATTAGCCATATTCAGTGTATAGCAACatcagtagcaagtacatttctataccacttatcaatgaattagcactccctaaacagtttacaatgtgaaaGCCAATTGCTTCCAAtcagctgggtattcattttatcaacctatgaaaggatggaaagctgagtggaccttggagccctcctctaggatcaaacttacagcGTTGTGACTAcagcaccagcatttaaccagaggtgattttgccagttccttctcctgaaatattgcctacagcaccagGAATtagctggcagtctcccatccaattactaaccaaggatgaccctgcttagcttccaagatcagatgatcTGCTGCCTTTGCAGTATTTAGACCTACAGAAGCATTACAAACACTTTTAAGAATCTGTCTTTCTCCTTTCTGCAGGCCAAAAGATGCACCCTTGGAATCTACAGTTTTTTAAATCTTGTtgactctgttgttgtttttgtagttgttgtttttaggtagataaaaaaataaaaagtaggaTGTGTCATGTCAAGAGGATAAAGGatggaaggacaagattctcACGTCTGGCATTTGGAGACTTCTGCTAATTATTACTATCTAAATACTAGCCAGCATAGTAcagtttagtggtttgaacactggattatgactctggagaccagggttctcaGCCACGTAAATCCACTGGGGGATCTTGAGAAAGTCAcggtctctcagtctcagaggaaggtaaaggaaaatccccttgaacaaatcttgccaagaaaaccccgtaacAGGTCTGCCTtaaggatgccataagtcagaaatgacttgaaggcacacatcaataaTTGATGTTTTGGATGTTACTTGAAGCAAGGTGGCAGTTATTTGAGAAAAAGCTCCAGGAAAACCTCTAAATATACATATGACTGAGCTGCAGCTGTGACTGAATAGGCAGGAAAGTGAGGCACTTTCTCATGCCTGGTCAATGCTACTGCTGCATTTTCATTTGTGGAACATCTCAGGCAACATAGCTATCTCAAAATTAAGTCAATGATGAGATGGCTTTTCTTGAAAACAAGGCTGTTCATTTCTCTCCCTTgcccagcctttctcaacctttttaccctggaggaacccttgaaatgATTTTCAGATCATGCAGCATCCATCCCTGCATAAATATTTATATGTCTTCAACTCAAAACACGTTTTTCCCTGCAATCACAATCTCTCACAGAACACCTACGacttctagggaatcctggctgAGAAACCCTGTCAAACAGCCAACAAGTGCAATTTGCAGAAGAATGCAACAAGGGCTTCCAAGAGTTGCCTGTTGTCAAGAAACGCCTCACGTTACACAAGATCTTCTCAAGTCTCTGAGACTTAGGAGAGATCGAAGAATATAGGatccttctcataatgtggccaagtacaacagcctcagcctggtcatcttggcttccaggttgGGTCTCTTCTAgggccatttgtttgtcttttgggttgCCCAATTGACTTGGTCGCTCCCACCAACATGGGATTGGTAAGGTCTGTTTTAGCGACTACCCCAAGATGTGTATCGCGTACTGTACATAtgtactgtgtgtgtatatatatatatgtgtgtgtgtgtgtgtgtgtgtgtattgtgtactGTATATCAGTGCTGTTTTAGCAGGTAAGCCGCTTCGATTGCCCTGcagcagaaaagcgggataaaaatgaaagttttatttatttaattgattaattatgTTCCGTTTCCTGTCTCTgactgttttaattgcatttttattgtagCTGCTGTCATGCTGGAATTATGGTTGGGTTGTTTTAAAGGGGGAGAGGGGCAAATGGgacttattgtattgtatggcaTGATTcttattattgtaagccgcctcgatcttatAGGAGAGGCAGAGtagaagttgttgttattattattattattattattattattattattattattattattatctacggCCCAAGACAGAAAGGCAGGGTCACAGAGCACTGAATACTTCCAGGGTATTAATTTCTTCACAAGTCAACTAAGAGCCTTCATGAAATCAAGGCATGAGGAAACCATTGATTGACGGTCAAAAGTGGGAGGGGCTTCCACGCCAAACGGCACGAGGCGCCCGGGAACCGGCCACGTGACCCGCCACGCGCAGCTCCACGGAACCATTTTATCGAATGCCTGGGGTGAAGCCCCGCCCCTTCCAAACACCACGCGCGTGCGCAGTGACAACACCAACGGCCGCTAACGGACAGTAGAGGTCGCACTCCCACCTCCAGGCTCTAGTCCAGTTCCAAgtgtcttcagaagggggttgccatggccttcttcccctgaggctaattGCCCAAAGTTACTCAGTGAGCTTCCCTGGCTcaaccaggattcgaaccctagtctccaagaGTCTTagtcccaacgctcaaaccattccTCCACGCCGGCTCTCTAGACCAGCGGTCCCCAAACTGCGCCCTTTAAGAGACgttgggcttcaactcccagaagcctcagccacgtcgGCCAATGGcgtgggatcctgggaactggagtccaaaaaatcccttaaagagcactgacagtggtccccaaactgcgccCTTTAAGAGacgttggacttcaactcccagaagcctcagctgtgTTGGTCAAAGGCGCgggactctgggagctggagtccaaaatcccttaaagggcacaatttgggggggggaccaCTGCTGTAGACCCCGCTGGGTACTGACCTAGATAGAGGACGACCGGGATGAAGCCCCACCGGATGGCGAACTGGCCTCCCTTGAAGAGGTGCTGCAGGCGCTGCTTGGCCTCTTTGCTCAGCTTTggcatggcggcggcggcggcggcgactcaagaggaggaggaggcccgaaGCTACTGCGCATGCGGGAACTTGGCCCTTGCCGGGCGGGGCTTCAACTGAAAGCGGCGCCTGTGTTTGGGCTGCTCTCCTCCCGAAGTAAGTGATGCTCCTCCAGGGGACCCCGCTTCTCCTCAGACACCTGCCTTTAGCCTtcgcctgcttccctttaaaatgctttaaaggcgggatataaaataataatagtaatgacaatgataataataataattaaatggttatatatatatatatatatatatatatatatacagtatataaaattatgattataatgataataataatatagagggATCTTGTGGTACCTTTTAATCTAAccaaaaggaagaagttggcagcctgagctttcctaggcttctgtctacttcctcagatgcagttggatataatgataatgatatagatgtaataataataatgtagagggatctggtagcacctttgagactcactgaaagaaagaaataattggcagcctgagttttcatagacttcagtctacttcctaaatGCTTCTGTTTAATTCTAGTTGtcttggtttggttttggttttttggtttttcgAACTCAGTTTGTTGATTTTCTgcacaaagaaagctaaatggaTTCTCCAGGTGTGACTGCTGCATAGATTTATGAAAAGCCATGGTAACGTGTtcacttttattttctcttccatcCATGCTTATTGAGATAGAAAGCCTCAAGATCTTTGTCATCAGGAAAAGGTTCCAGCCTTATATGCAGAACAGGAAGGTTTTGCCCCATATGTTTCAATGTTCACTCATTCATATTCACCCCAACACTTCTTGTCTTCTCTTTTGCAAGGAGATGTTAGATGTGGCGCTATCTAAAGGAAGAAAAGAGTGTgtagatgaaactcttcaagcaattaaggacagacaagaagcaaaacagTGTTAGGACCCTCAACACCACTGTTTGGCTCAGGGACAAATAACTGTTATAACAAGCAATGCatagaaatagaagacaacaaaaaattaaaacaaaagaccTCTTTCACAAGAACTGAGAggtcaaagggaaatttaaaccaagagtggcgATGCTAGACCTCCAGCAGAGGAAGACACTACTGTAATGAGAAATTGTAGGTTTAAAGAAATGGgtttgccacaacatttgatcATCCTGCTGTGTgacttgtactcaggacaagaggctgccatcaggaAAGAAGGCAGAGAAACAACATGGATTCAATTTGGGGAGGGAGTCAGGCGCggctacattttatcaccctgtctaTTTAAATTGTATACTGAACATAACATATATATAAAGTTGAAATCGATGTGAGAATTGGAGGATGGGCTTTCAACATTTTAAGAGATGCAGATGACAGCATACTAatagcaaaaaatagcaaaggctTGAAATGGCTGTTacagaaagtcaaggaagaaagtgcaaagccaaaattacagctgaatattaaaaaaacaataataaccaCAGctgatttgcataactttaacATTGACAGTGAAGACATTGAGgtagtcaaagatttcctatgCCTTGTCTCAATCAT from Sceloporus undulatus isolate JIND9_A2432 ecotype Alabama chromosome 6, SceUnd_v1.1, whole genome shotgun sequence carries:
- the TOMM7 gene encoding mitochondrial import receptor subunit TOM7 homolog is translated as MPKLSKEAKQRLQHLFKGGQFAIRWGFIPVVLYLGFKRGADPGMPEPTLLSLLWG